The Mucilaginibacter terrae region TTGTACAAGGTACACGCAAAATTGCCGTACAATACGCAAAACGTATTGTAGGTAACAAGCAGTACGGTGGCGTACGCCAGTATATTCCTTTAAAGGTTAACGCGGCAGGTGTAATGCCTATCATTTTTGCCCAGGCATTAATGTTTATTCCGGCTACAATTTCTTCTTTCTTCCCTGATATTCAGTCGAACAGCGTACTGATGGCCTTATCAAACTATACCTCTTGGTTACACAACCTGGTATTTGCGATACTGATCATTTTGTTCACTTACTTCTACACTGCTATTACGGTTAATCCTAAGCAAATGTCGGATGATATGAAGAAGAACGGTGGTTTCATTCCGGGTGTTGCACCAGGTAATGCTACCTCTGATTATATTGATGCCGTAATTTCACGCATTACCCTTCCGGGTTCAATATTCCTGGCAATTATTGCTATCATTCCGGCTTTGGCCAACATATTACACATTAACAGTCAGTTTGCCCGTTTCTTTGGTGGTACCTCATTGATCATCTTAGTAGGTGTTGTTTTAGATACCTTACAGCAAATTGAAAGTCATTTGTTAATGCGTCATTATGATGGTTTAATGAAAACCGGACGTGTTAAAGGACGTACTGCTGTACCAACAGCTGCTGGTACTGTACCTCCCGCTATTTAAGTTTTAGCATGTCGAAGATTATATTTAAGACTGCTGAAGAAATAGAGCTCATACGGCATAGCGCCCAGCTGGTTGCAAAAACCCTGGGCGAAATTGCCAAAATCATAAAACCCGGTGTTAAAACCATCGAATTAGATAAGCTGGCCGAAGCCTACATCCGTGACAACGGAGGCGTGCCAGCTTTTCTTAATTTCCACGGTTTCCCCAATTCACTTTGTATTTCGCCCAATGATCAGGTTGTTCACGGTTTTCCGGGTCAGCAGGAGTTAAAAGTAGGCGACATTATTTCGGTTGATTGCGGTGTTATCCTCAACGGCTTTTACGGCGATTCGGCTTATACCTTTGCCATTGGCGAGATAAGTGATGAAGCTAAAACTTTGCTTCGAGTTACGCAAGAGTGCCTGAGCAAGGGTATTGAAAAAGCGGTAGTGGGTATGCGCACCGGCGATATTGGTTACGCTGTACAGGAGCACGCCGAGAAACATGGTTTTGGTGTGGTAAAAGAGCTCGTTGGCCATGGTGTGGGCGTTAAGCTTCACGAAAAGCCTGAGGTTCCTAACTATGGCAAACGTGGGTCTGGTGCTAAACTGGAAGAAGGAATGGTAATAGCCATTGAGCCTATGATTAACGCCGGCAAGGCAGGCGTTAAGTTCTGGAAAGACGGCTGGACAGTATCTACCGTTGACGGTAAACCATCAGCTCATTTTGAGCATACCGTAGCGGTTAGAAAGGGTAAAGCCGAGATTCTTTCGTCATTTGAATACATCGAAGAAGTTTTAGCAAAAAATAATTAATAATTCAAAAATTATTTTTATTTTTGCATCCCGATTTACATCGGTATAATAAAGTAATAATCAGTAAAATATGGCCAAACAATCGTCGATTGAACAAGACGGGACTATTAGGGAAGCATTATCAAATGCAATGTTTAGAGTAGAACTGGAAAACGGTCATGAGATTATTGCGCACATATCGGGAAAAATGCGCATGCACTACATCAAAATTTTACCTGGCGACAGAGTAAAACTGGAGATGAGCCCATACGATTTAACAAAAGGCAGAATAACCTACAGATATAAATAATTAACATGAAAGTTAGAGCATCCATCAAAAAGCGTAGCGCTGATTGCAAAATCATCCGTCGTAAAGGAAAGCTTTTTGTTATCAACAAAAAGAACCCTAAGTACAAACAACGTCAAGGGTAATTAAAAACATTGGAATGATTCGTACAACGGTGGCCCGCCGTTCGGTCATTCATTAAAAACAAACAAATATGGCAAGGATATCAGGTATTGATTTACCGAGAAACAAAAGAGGCGAGATCGGCTTAACTTACATTTATGGTGTAGGTCGTTCAACTGCCCAAAGCATCTTAGATAAAGCTGGAATCAGCTATGATGTTAAAGTACAAGAGTGGACTGATGATCAGTTAGCTGCAATTCGTGGTATTATTAACGACGAAGTTAAAGTTGAAGGTGCTTTACGTTCAGAAGTTCAATTGAACATTAAACGCTTAATGGATATTGGTTGTTACCGTGGTACACGTCACCGTAAAGGTTTACCTCTGCGTGGCCAGCGTACTAAAAACAACTCACGTACCCGTAAAGGTAAACGCAAAACAGTTGCTAACAAAAAGAAAGCAACTAAGTAATAAGTAACGATTAATGGCCTGGCAACAGGCCATTAGGAATATACAATTATCAAATGGCCGAAGAGTCCGGTTACGAGTTAACCCAGTAATTCATCGGTTTAATAATTAAAAGAAAAATGGCTAAAGCTAAAAAAGTAACCAAAAAACGTATCGTTATTGTTGAGCCGGTAGGTCAGGCACACGTTAACGCTACTTTCAACAACATCATTATTACCTTAACCAACAGCAGCGGTCAAGCTATTTCTTGGTCTTCTGCCGGTAAAATGGGTTTCAAAGGTTCTAAAAAGAACACTCCTTACGCTGCTTCACAAGCTGCTGCCGATTGCGGTAAAGTTGCTTATGACTTAGGCTTACGTAAAGTTGAGGTTTTTGTTAAAGGCCCTGGTGCTGGTCGTGAGTCGGCTATCCGTACCCTACAGGTTTCTGGTATCGAGGTTACTACTATTAAGGACATCACTCCACTGCCACACAACGGCTGTCGTCCATCAAAAAGAAGAAGAGTTTAATTCATATATTTTTTAAAGCTAAGATTCTGCAGCTACAGGCTGCATGATACTTTAAAAGCACAACAACAACAATGGCAAGATATACCGGACCCAAGTCCAAAATTGCGCGTAAGTTCAGAGAGCCGATCTTCGGTCCTGATAAAGTATTAGAGCGTAAAAATTACCCTCCTGGCATGCACGGCGTGTCAAAACGCAGAGGTAAACAATCTGAGTACGCTGTACAGTTAATGGAGAAGCAAAAAGTTAAATACACTTACGGTGTATTAGAGCGTTACTTCGAAAACTTGTTTCACCGTGCTTCTGCCCGTGAAGGTATCACCGGTACTAACTTACTTCAATTATTAGAGGCTCGTTTAGATAACGCCGTATACCGTTTAGGCATAGCGCCAACCCGTTCTGGTGCACGCCAGTTGGTAGGCCACAAACACATTACTGTTAACGGCGAAGTTGTGAACATTGCTTCATACACTTTACGTCCGGGTGATGTGATTGCCGTACGCGAAAAATCAAAATCTTTGGAGGCTATTACCAACTCGGTAGCTGGCCGCAAGATCAATAAATATAGCTGGTTTGAGTGGGATGCTGCTGCATTAAGCGGTAAACTGTTAAACTACCCAAGCCGCGATGAGATTCCTGAGAATATCAAAGAAAACTTAATCGTCGAGCTTTATTCAAAATAATTAATGATATTGAACTGCGAAATGATTGGCATAGTATGTCAGTCATTTTCGTGGTTACAAATCATCCATTAGTAAACAAACAAAAACAAAGCATATAAATGGCAATTTTAGCATTTCAAAAACCTGATAAGGTTATCATGCAGAAGTCTACCGACTTTGAAGGTACGTTTGAATTCCGTCCGTTAGAACCAGGCTTCGGTGTAACCATTGGTAATGCTTTACGTCGTATCTTACTTTCATCACTGGAAGGTTATGCTATTACCTCGGTACGTTTCTCGGGTGTAACGCATGAGTTTTCAACCATCAAAGGTGTTGTTGAAGACGTTACCGAGATCATTCTGAACCTTAAACAGGTTAGGTTGAAAAAAAGCGGTGACTCTGGTGATGTTGAAAAAATCTTTGTTATCATCAACGGTCAAGACAGTTTCAAAGCCGGTGATATTACTCAATTCTCAAACAACTTTACTGTATTAAACCCTGATTTGCTGATTTGCAACATGGATTCATCAGTAACTTTAGAGGTTGAATTAACTGTAAACAAAGGCCGCGGTTATATTGCGAGCGAAGAAAACAAAAACCCTGATGCTGCCATCGGTGTTATTGCTATCGATTCGATCTATACCCCGATCAAAAACGTAAAATATACCATCGAGAACTATCGTGTGGAGCAAAAAACCGACTATGAAAAATTAGTACTGGATATAGCTACCGACGGTTCCATTCACCCTGAAGATGCACTTAAAGAAGCGGCTAAGATCCTTATTCAGCACTTTATGTTGTTCTCGGATGAGAATATGATGTTAGAGGCTCAGGCTAAAGAAGAAACTAAAGAAGTTGACGAGGAAATTCTGCACATGCGCAAGATCCTAAAAACAGAGCTGGTTGACCTTGACCTGTCGGTTCGCGCGTTGAACTGCTTAAAAGCAGCCGACATCCGCAGCCTGGCCGATCTGGTATCTTACGACGTAGCTGATATGTTAAAATTCAGAAACTTTGGTAAGAAATCATTAACAGAGATTCAGGACTTAGTTAAATCAAAAGGCTTATCTTTTGGTATGAACCTGTCTAAATACAAATTAGACGAAGAATAATTCTTAAAAAGAGAAGCAAGAGCCAAGAATCAAGAGCCAAGGAAAAAAGTCTTGTCTCTTGGTTCTTTGCTCTTGAATCTAATATTTCACCCGGCATAATTCCGAGGGCTTGACGAAAAACCGCCGCCCAACGGTATGCACGTGCCATAACACAAAAAACAATAATGAGACACGGTAAAAAAGTTAACCACTTAGGTCGTACCAAAAGCCACCGCGTGGCAATGATGAGCAACATGGCTACATCATTAGTATTACACAAACGTATTACTACCACATTGGCAAAAGCAAAAGCATTACGTATATACGTAGAGCCTTTAATAACGAAATCAAAAAGCGATACTACTCACTCACGTCGTACTGTGTTTAGCTACCTGCAAAATAAAGATGCGGTAACTATCCTGTTCCGCGAAATTGCTGAGAAAGTTGCTACTCGTCCGGGTGGTTATACCCGTATCATCAAGTTAGAAAACCGTTTAGGCGATAACGCTGAGATGGCCATCATCGAGCTTGTTGATTACAACACTGTATATGGTGCAAAAGAAGCTGCTCCTGCTAAAAAAGCAACCCGTCGTCGTGGCGCTGGTGCAAAAGCAAAAGCTACTGAAGCTGCTCCTGTTGTTGCCGAAGAAGCCGTTGTTGTTGAAGAAACTCCAGCTGCTGAAGAAGCTACACCAGAGGCTCCTGCTGCAAACGAAGAGAATGCAGAAAAAGGCGAATAATTTTAAATTATCATTTATACGCAAAGCGGCCTGTTCATTTGAACAGGCCGCTTTTGTTTTAGAGAAATATATAATACAAAAGCTACTCACCCTATCAGAGCAAATCGCTTTTACATAAAACACTACATCAAAAATTACTTCTCCAATTCAGGCATAAAGTGATTGGTAATTGCCAAACGGTTCCAACCATTAATGGTTAACGCGGCAATGAGTACTTTTTGAACTGTTTTTTCTCCTAAAACGGCAACTGCATTATCGTAAGTAGCATCGCTTACATGGCCTTGTATATTGGTGATTTCTTCGGTCAAGGCTAAAACGGCTTGTTCTTCTGCAGTAAAGAAATTTGTTTCGCGCCAGGCTGGTAATACATAAATACGTTGTTCTGTTTCGCCATATTTACGTGCATCGCGGGTATGCATGTCAAGGCAGTATGAACATCCGTTTATTTGAGAAGTGCGTATTTTAATAAGTTCATGCAGTTTTTTATCTAAGCCACTTTTTTGAACATAGGTTTCTAAACCCAACATGGCTTTGTAAGCTTCCGGATCAATTTGGTTTTGTGCAAATCTTGGTTTCATGATTTCTATTTTTTTAAAGGTTATGTATTATTTGTATTGTCGTTGTTGACAATACAAAAGTGCATATCCCCTCCGGCCGAAATCTTGACCATGATCAAGAAATGAATTAGTGATCTTTTGCTCTTACCCTGCTTAAAAACTCCGGTGAAAAACCCAGGTATGAAGCCAGCATGTATTGAGGTATGCGCTGCACAAAATCAGGGAAACGGCTGGCAAAATGGTGGTACTTTTCTTCGCCCGATAGATCGGCATGGAAAAGCACACGCGTTTGTGCTGCAGCATAAGCCTTTTGATATACCCGCCTGAAATAGCGCTCCAGCTTAGGCAGGCGGTCTAACAGCTCTTCCTGCTTGTCTTGCTTTAATACAACCATTTTGCTCCGTTGCACGGTTTGTAAAAAGAATTTTGACGGCGTGTGCATGGTAAAGCTCATGTAATCGGCAATCCACCAGTTATCAATACCAAATTGAACAATTTGCTCCACGCCGTTATCTTTAATAAAGTACATACGCACACAACCTTCCATTACAAAATATTGGGCATTGCAGGTGTCGCCTTCGCTAAACATAAATTGCTTTTTGCCTAATTCTTCATACTTCAAGTAGCTCACAACCAATTCCTGTTCATCAGCCGTTAAGGGCACAAATTTTTGAATGTGGTTGAGCAGTGGTTCGAACATAAGCAGAGGCTAAATAAATATGTGAATTTATGATTATTTGAAATGTGCGTCAAAACAAATCCCGGCAGTTTTTGCAGAAATTTTGAATGGGTTTATTTGGTAGCCTTATAATAAAGCAAGCCGTCATCAGTATGCGTTTGTTTAAAGCCAGCTTTTAATAATACCCGTTGTGATGCTGTGTTACTTACCGGCGTATCGGCGTTTACTGCTTTAAGTATGCTGAATGTAAAACCCCAGTTGAGCGCTGCTTTTAGAGCCTCAGTGGCATAGTCGTTACCCCATAGGTTTTGGTCGATCATGTAACCTATGGAGGTTTGCCCATAATCATCAGGATAACCACCAAAAGCTATGCCGCCAATAATGGTGTTGCTGGCTTTTAATACCACTTGCCAGTTGGTGTACCACAGGTATAGGTCGGGGTATGATTGCGTATTTGGCAGCCAGAAGTTTTGCATAGCTTCGTTCATCTCTGCCTTAAACTCATCGTTAATAAGCATGGCCGACGGGTTTAACCCTATGCTTTGCTCAAACTCATAACGGTTTTGTGCCGATAGTTTAAGTTGATCATTGGTAAGGGGTATAAGTATTAAGCGTTGTGATTGTATGGTAAACATTTGATAGGTGAAAAATACTGAATAATCAATAATATACAGACCGTCCTTTTTAATTAGGATGGTAGTTAGAGAGATGATTATTTAATTTCAGGCAATATTGCCTTATAAATGCTGGTTGTTGCAGAGGCATTATTTATAGTACGAAGGTATATATTAAATATGCTTAAATGTCAACATGTCACTAAAATGTAATTAGCGGCTGACTAAATGTATAATTTTATGACACCTGAGCGTTATTTAAACTGCCACAGCATATTGGCACAAGCATTGATAATAATGGATGATAATAAATATTAAACATCAGGAAATATCAATCATATGTCTAAAATCATTGGAATCGACTTAGGAACAACAAACTCCTGCGTTGCAGTAATGGAAGGTAACGAGCCGGTAGTTATTGCCAACAGCGAGGGCAAGCGCACTACACCATCAGTAGTGGCTTTTGTTGATAACGGCGAACGCAAAGTAGGTGACCCTGCCAAGCGTCAATCAATCACCAACCCAACCAAAACTGTATACTCGGTAAAACGCTTTATGGGTAACCAGTTTAACGAGGTTACTAAAGAAGCTGAGCGTGTACCATACTCAGTTGTAAAAGGTGATAACAACACTCCGCGTGTTGAAATAGACGACCGTAAATATACTCCACAAGAAATTTCGGCCATGATTCTTCAAAAAATGAAGAAAACTGCCGAAGATTTCTTAGGAAGCGAAGTAACTGAAGCGGTTATTACCGTACCGGCTTACTTTAACGATGCGCAGCGTCAGGCCACTAAAGAGGCCGGCGAAATTGCAGGCTTAAAAGTACGTCGTATTATAAACGAACCTACCGCTGCTGCCTTGGCTTACGGCTTGGACAAAGCACACAAGGATATGAAAATTGCCGTATTTGACTGTGGTGGTGGTACGCATGACGTATCGGTACTGGAGTTGGGCGATGGCGTATTTGAAGTAAAAGCTACCGATGGTGATACCCATTTAGGTGGTGACGACTTTGACCAGGTAATTATTGACTGGTTAGCCGACGAGTTTAAAAACGACGAAGGTTTCGATTTACGTCGTGACCCAATGGCATTGCAACGCTTAAAAGAAGCTGCTGAGAAAGCTAAAATTGAGTTATCAAGCTCGGCCACAACCGAAATTAACTTGCCATACATTACCGCTGTTGATGGTATGCCTAAACACCTGGTTAAGCAATTAACCCGTGCTAAATTTGAGCAACTGGCCGATAGCTTAATTAAACGTACTATTGAGCCTTGTAAAACTGCCTTAAAAAATGCAGGTTACAGCACATCAGATATCGATGAGGTTATTTTAGTAGGCGGTTCAACCCGTATACCTGCCATTCAGGAAGCTGTAGAGAAATTCTTTGGTAAAGCACCTTCAAAAGGTGTAAACCCTGATGAGGTGGTAGCTATTGGTGCTGCTATTCAAGGTGGTGTGTTAGATGGTTCGGTGAAAGACGTGTTACTGTTAGACGTAACCCCACTTTCATTAGGTATCGAAACTATGGGTGGTGTAATGACTCGCTTAATCGAATCAAACACTACCATCCCAAGCAAAAAGTCGGAAGTATTCTCAACCGCGTCTGATAACCAGCCATCGGTAGAGATCCACATTTTGCAAGGTGAGCGCCCTATGGCTGCTCAAAACCGTACACTGGGCCGTTTCCACTTAGATAGCATTCCACCAGCGCCACGCGGTGTACCTCAGGTAGAAGTTACCTTTGATATTGATGCCAACGGTATCCTGCACGTATCGGCTAAAGATAAAGCTACCGGTAAAGAGCAAAAGATCCGTATCGAGGCTTCATCGGGCTTAACTGATGCCGAGATCAAGAAAATGAAAGAAGAAGCAGAAGCTAACGCCGATGCCGATAAAAAAGCAAAAGAAGAGATCGAGAAACTGAACGGTGCTGATGCGCTAATCTTCTCAACCGAGAAACAACTGAAAGAGTACGGCGATAAAATACCTGCTGATAAAAAAGCACCTATCGAGTCGGCTTTAGAGAAGTTGAAAACTGCTTATGCCTCTAAAGATCTGGCAAGTATTGAAACTGCACAAACAGAATTAAATACTGCGTGGAGCGCCGCTTCTGAAGATATGTACAAGGCATCGGCCGAAGGCCAGCCAGGAGCAGAACAACCTGCAGGTGATGCCGGAGCTAATGCACAAAACGGTGGAGACACGGTAACTGATGTTGACTTTGAAGAAGTAAAATAATACTGACTTTATAATAAGTATAAAGCCTCCTGCCATTTTGGTAGGAGGCTTTTTTGTTGATTACCAAAACAGTAGCTAATTAATGAAAATCGATGTGCGTGTGTTGAGTTATGGTGACGTATCACGTAGAATGTATCCGAAAATCTCAGGTTTAGATCATTCAAAATATTGAAAAAGAGGCTCAAAAAGCTGATATAGGTAATATTTCGTGATAGAAGAAAAAGTTAAGTCAAAGCATGTGTCAGGAAATATAAATGTATTAAATTTCTAAAAACCATATATAATTTTGACATTATGATAATTATTTTAGAAAAATTTTAAAATAAAGTTTGAATTTTGACAAAAAATTTAAAGATTTGATGCGGAAAGTTTATATTAGCATCTAATTCAAAAAATAAGAACAAAAAACTATAAAAGTTTTCCTTAATTGTTTAACAACCTACAAAAATGGCATCAAAATTAGAGTACATTTGGTTGGATGGTTACAAACCAACCCAAAGTTTACGTAGCAAAACCAAAATTGAAAAAGATTTTTCAGGAAAACTGGAAGATTGTCCACTTTGGAGCTTTGACGGTTCATCAACTGAGCAGGCACCAGGCGGTTCATCTGATTGTATTCTGAAACCTGTATTTATTTGCCCTGATCCGCAAAGAAAAGAAGGTTACTTAGTAATGTGCGAAGTATTATCTTCAGACGGTAAACCACACGAATCAAACGGCCGTGCTTTAATTGAAGATGATGATAACGATTTTTGGTTTGGTTTTGAGCAAGAATACTTCCTGTGGGACCCTGAAACCAACAAACCATTAGGTTTCCCTGCTGGTGGTTACCCAGGTCCTCAAGGTCCTTACTACTGCTCGGTAGGTGCTAACAATGCATTCGGTCGTGATATTGTTGAGGAGCACTTAGACGTATGTTTAGAGGCTGGCTTAAACGTTGAAGGTATCAATGCTGAAGTTGCTGCCGGTCAATGGGAATTCCAGATCTTCTCTAAAGGTGCAAAAGACGCAGGTGACCAAATTTGGGTAGCCCGTTACTTATTAGAAAGAATTGGTGAAACTTACGGTGTTTCTATCAACTGGCATTGCAAACCGTTAGGTACTTTAGACTGGAACGGTTCAGGTATGCACGCTAACTTCTCAAACACTACATTACGTACCGCTGCAAGCGAAGAAACTTACAAAAAGATCTTG contains the following coding sequences:
- the rplQ gene encoding 50S ribosomal protein L17; the encoded protein is MRHGKKVNHLGRTKSHRVAMMSNMATSLVLHKRITTTLAKAKALRIYVEPLITKSKSDTTHSRRTVFSYLQNKDAVTILFREIAEKVATRPGGYTRIIKLENRLGDNAEMAIIELVDYNTVYGAKEAAPAKKATRRRGAGAKAKATEAAPVVAEEAVVVEETPAAEEATPEAPAANEENAEKGE
- the rpmJ gene encoding 50S ribosomal protein L36; protein product: MKVRASIKKRSADCKIIRRKGKLFVINKKNPKYKQRQG
- the rpsK gene encoding 30S ribosomal protein S11, which gives rise to MAKAKKVTKKRIVIVEPVGQAHVNATFNNIIITLTNSSGQAISWSSAGKMGFKGSKKNTPYAASQAAADCGKVAYDLGLRKVEVFVKGPGAGRESAIRTLQVSGIEVTTIKDITPLPHNGCRPSKRRRV
- a CDS encoding glutamine synthetase beta-grasp domain-containing protein; this translates as MASKLEYIWLDGYKPTQSLRSKTKIEKDFSGKLEDCPLWSFDGSSTEQAPGGSSDCILKPVFICPDPQRKEGYLVMCEVLSSDGKPHESNGRALIEDDDNDFWFGFEQEYFLWDPETNKPLGFPAGGYPGPQGPYYCSVGANNAFGRDIVEEHLDVCLEAGLNVEGINAEVAAGQWEFQIFSKGAKDAGDQIWVARYLLERIGETYGVSINWHCKPLGTLDWNGSGMHANFSNTTLRTAASEETYKKILEAFRPVVKEHIEVYGADNDQRLTGKHETASINDYSYGVSDRGASIRIPLFTVQKGWSGYLEDRRPNSAADPYKVAARIIKTVKSAVL
- a CDS encoding Crp/Fnr family transcriptional regulator; protein product: MFEPLLNHIQKFVPLTADEQELVVSYLKYEELGKKQFMFSEGDTCNAQYFVMEGCVRMYFIKDNGVEQIVQFGIDNWWIADYMSFTMHTPSKFFLQTVQRSKMVVLKQDKQEELLDRLPKLERYFRRVYQKAYAAAQTRVLFHADLSGEEKYHHFASRFPDFVQRIPQYMLASYLGFSPEFLSRVRAKDH
- the map gene encoding type I methionyl aminopeptidase translates to MSKIIFKTAEEIELIRHSAQLVAKTLGEIAKIIKPGVKTIELDKLAEAYIRDNGGVPAFLNFHGFPNSLCISPNDQVVHGFPGQQELKVGDIISVDCGVILNGFYGDSAYTFAIGEISDEAKTLLRVTQECLSKGIEKAVVGMRTGDIGYAVQEHAEKHGFGVVKELVGHGVGVKLHEKPEVPNYGKRGSGAKLEEGMVIAIEPMINAGKAGVKFWKDGWTVSTVDGKPSAHFEHTVAVRKGKAEILSSFEYIEEVLAKNN
- the rpsD gene encoding 30S ribosomal protein S4; this translates as MARYTGPKSKIARKFREPIFGPDKVLERKNYPPGMHGVSKRRGKQSEYAVQLMEKQKVKYTYGVLERYFENLFHRASAREGITGTNLLQLLEARLDNAVYRLGIAPTRSGARQLVGHKHITVNGEVVNIASYTLRPGDVIAVREKSKSLEAITNSVAGRKINKYSWFEWDAAALSGKLLNYPSRDEIPENIKENLIVELYSK
- a CDS encoding DNA-directed RNA polymerase subunit alpha — encoded protein: MAILAFQKPDKVIMQKSTDFEGTFEFRPLEPGFGVTIGNALRRILLSSLEGYAITSVRFSGVTHEFSTIKGVVEDVTEIILNLKQVRLKKSGDSGDVEKIFVIINGQDSFKAGDITQFSNNFTVLNPDLLICNMDSSVTLEVELTVNKGRGYIASEENKNPDAAIGVIAIDSIYTPIKNVKYTIENYRVEQKTDYEKLVLDIATDGSIHPEDALKEAAKILIQHFMLFSDENMMLEAQAKEETKEVDEEILHMRKILKTELVDLDLSVRALNCLKAADIRSLADLVSYDVADMLKFRNFGKKSLTEIQDLVKSKGLSFGMNLSKYKLDEE
- a CDS encoding carboxymuconolactone decarboxylase family protein: MKPRFAQNQIDPEAYKAMLGLETYVQKSGLDKKLHELIKIRTSQINGCSYCLDMHTRDARKYGETEQRIYVLPAWRETNFFTAEEQAVLALTEEITNIQGHVSDATYDNAVAVLGEKTVQKVLIAALTINGWNRLAITNHFMPELEK
- the infA gene encoding translation initiation factor IF-1, which encodes MAKQSSIEQDGTIREALSNAMFRVELENGHEIIAHISGKMRMHYIKILPGDRVKLEMSPYDLTKGRITYRYK
- the rpsM gene encoding 30S ribosomal protein S13; its protein translation is MARISGIDLPRNKRGEIGLTYIYGVGRSTAQSILDKAGISYDVKVQEWTDDQLAAIRGIINDEVKVEGALRSEVQLNIKRLMDIGCYRGTRHRKGLPLRGQRTKNNSRTRKGKRKTVANKKKATK
- a CDS encoding GNAT family N-acetyltransferase; the encoded protein is MFTIQSQRLILIPLTNDQLKLSAQNRYEFEQSIGLNPSAMLINDEFKAEMNEAMQNFWLPNTQSYPDLYLWYTNWQVVLKASNTIIGGIAFGGYPDDYGQTSIGYMIDQNLWGNDYATEALKAALNWGFTFSILKAVNADTPVSNTASQRVLLKAGFKQTHTDDGLLYYKATK
- the dnaK gene encoding molecular chaperone DnaK; translated protein: MSKIIGIDLGTTNSCVAVMEGNEPVVIANSEGKRTTPSVVAFVDNGERKVGDPAKRQSITNPTKTVYSVKRFMGNQFNEVTKEAERVPYSVVKGDNNTPRVEIDDRKYTPQEISAMILQKMKKTAEDFLGSEVTEAVITVPAYFNDAQRQATKEAGEIAGLKVRRIINEPTAAALAYGLDKAHKDMKIAVFDCGGGTHDVSVLELGDGVFEVKATDGDTHLGGDDFDQVIIDWLADEFKNDEGFDLRRDPMALQRLKEAAEKAKIELSSSATTEINLPYITAVDGMPKHLVKQLTRAKFEQLADSLIKRTIEPCKTALKNAGYSTSDIDEVILVGGSTRIPAIQEAVEKFFGKAPSKGVNPDEVVAIGAAIQGGVLDGSVKDVLLLDVTPLSLGIETMGGVMTRLIESNTTIPSKKSEVFSTASDNQPSVEIHILQGERPMAAQNRTLGRFHLDSIPPAPRGVPQVEVTFDIDANGILHVSAKDKATGKEQKIRIEASSGLTDAEIKKMKEEAEANADADKKAKEEIEKLNGADALIFSTEKQLKEYGDKIPADKKAPIESALEKLKTAYASKDLASIETAQTELNTAWSAASEDMYKASAEGQPGAEQPAGDAGANAQNGGDTVTDVDFEEVK